From the Argentina anserina chromosome 3, drPotAnse1.1, whole genome shotgun sequence genome, the window CCTACCATTTGGTTTTTGTTCTATCAAAAAGCCAGAATACTAAACATCAATCCTAATAATATTATGAATTAATCTCAGTTTATCCCCGAAATTTTACACTTGAAATCAATTTActtattaaatttttatttttattagttCACCCcctatattttcaaaaaacatcaaataagaataaaattcatattttcttaattaattcTAACATCATTCTTTTAACATGATTACCAGATTTATgtcctcttcctccattgcatATATTAGACCCTCATCAAAAATAGCACCATCCAAAAGTATCCCAAAGCGATGAAGAATTGTAAGGTTGCACTATTGTTAACTCTATCCCTTTCCATTCTCATCACTTCTACTTCCCAAGCAAAACAAACTCAGCCCATCTCAGATGTCCTCCGCAACACCTATGAAATCCAGCTCGAGTTGTTTACTCCACTTGTGGTAGCAGGAGTCTTGTGTTTCATTGCTGCCTCTATATCCAGTGCTGGTGGGATCGGCGGTGGTGGGTTGTTCATACCTATATTGACCCTAGTTGCAGGTCTAGACCTCAGAACAGCCTCTAGTCTCTCAGCTTTCATGGTCTCCGGAGGCTCAATTGCGAATGTCATGTTCAACTTGTGCATCAAAGGTAGCACCAAATTTGGTGGTAAATCTCTGATTGACTATGACATAGCACTTCTATCAGAGCCATGCATGTTACTAGGGGTAAGCCTAGGAGTGATTTGCAACATTGTGTTCCCAGAGTGGTTGATCACTATACTTTTTGCACTTTTTCTTGCTTGGACTACCTCAATGAGCTGTAGAAATGGGCTGGTCTGCTGGAAAATGGAGTCACAAGAGATGAAAATAAGGAATGATTGTAAGAGATTGGAAAATGGGGCGACGAATGATAGGGCAGGTGATGGAGCAGAAGGGAACAGAGGTGTTACAGAGccactattaggaataggAACACAAGATAACTGCATGCAGAGATTTCCATGGATGAAAATGGGGGTCTTGGTTCTGATATGGTGCTCTTTCTGCCTAGTCTACCTTCTTCGTGGCAATCGGTATGGACAGGTAAAATGCTAAACCAGAATTTGTAGTTGGGGATGCTCATGTTAC encodes:
- the LOC126786486 gene encoding sulfite exporter TauE/SafE family protein 5-like, which gives rise to MKNCKVALLLTLSLSILITSTSQAKQTQPISDVLRNTYEIQLELFTPLVVAGVLCFIAASISSAGGIGGGGLFIPILTLVAGLDLRTASSLSAFMVSGGSIANVMFNLCIKGSTKFGGKSLIDYDIALLSEPCMLLGVSLGVICNIVFPEWLITILFALFLAWTTSMSCRNGLVCWKMESQEMKIRNDCKRLENGATNDRAGDGAEGNRGVTEPLLGIGTQDNCMQRFPWMKMGVLVLIWCSFCLVYLLRGNRYGQGIIAIEPCGVGYWVLSSSQIPLAIVYTSWILCRKENLQNHTSNQKDNEELTKVEPPNKLLFPVMALLAGILGGVFGIGGGMLISPLLLQVGIAPEVTAATCCFMVFFSSSMSSFQYLLLGMENADTALIFAVTCFVASLLGLVVLQRAIKVYGRASLIVFSVSLVMALSTVLMTSFGVLHVWSDYKSGKYMGFKLPC